One Microlunatus soli genomic window carries:
- a CDS encoding alpha/beta hydrolase codes for MAATFVLIHGSNANSFGFAPLQRELALLGHRSLAVDLPGHGFAATFPAAYQAPQDRDGLATAPASIAEVGLADNIDHVAQVLRRVREHGPTIVVAHSRGGVTLTGLGNAVPDMIDRMVYLSAWCCVRRTPREYWALPEFADSLPAIDGVLAADPAVLGAVRTNWRTADPEQLRGLKELLLADGTDDEFRALLSILQPDENRDAGGPDDLVRPDTWGRIPHSYLRLTEDRSIPIGLQDLFIAEADSLLPDNPFDVHTLQTSHVGPLVRPAPAAAILASLVDRDDLA; via the coding sequence ATGGCGGCGACGTTCGTTCTCATCCATGGGTCGAACGCCAATTCGTTCGGGTTCGCGCCGTTGCAGCGGGAGCTTGCGCTGCTCGGGCATCGGTCGCTGGCGGTCGATCTGCCGGGGCACGGATTCGCTGCAACCTTTCCGGCCGCGTACCAGGCGCCACAGGATCGCGATGGTCTCGCGACGGCTCCGGCGTCGATCGCGGAGGTCGGCCTGGCCGACAACATCGACCACGTCGCGCAGGTGCTGCGACGGGTACGGGAACACGGCCCGACGATCGTCGTCGCCCACAGCCGGGGAGGTGTCACCCTGACCGGACTGGGCAACGCCGTACCGGACATGATCGACAGGATGGTCTATCTGTCGGCCTGGTGTTGTGTGCGCCGGACGCCGCGGGAGTACTGGGCGCTCCCCGAATTCGCCGACAGCCTGCCGGCCATCGACGGGGTACTCGCCGCTGACCCTGCGGTGCTGGGCGCGGTCCGGACCAACTGGCGGACCGCCGACCCCGAGCAGCTCCGCGGGTTGAAGGAGCTGTTGCTCGCCGACGGGACCGACGACGAGTTCCGGGCCCTGTTGAGCATCCTGCAGCCGGATGAGAACCGTGATGCCGGCGGTCCGGACGACCTCGTCCGCCCCGACACCTGGGGCCGGATCCCGCACAGCTATCTGCGGCTGACCGAGGACCGATCGATCCCGATCGGACTGCAAGATCTGTTCATCGCCGAGGCCGACTCGCTGCTGCCCGACAACCCGTTCGACGTACACACCCTGCAGACGAGTCACGTCGGGCCGTTGGTCCGACCGGCACCGGCGGCGGCGATCCTGGCCTCGCTGGTTGATCGAGACGATCTGGCCTGA
- the whiA gene encoding DNA-binding protein WhiA: MAMTAQVKAELATIKVTKPHVRKAEVAATLRFASGLHIVSGRIVIEAELDTGAVARRLRTDIADVFGHSSDLVIVNGSGIRRGTRYIVRVIKDGEALARQTGLIDGHGRPARGLPPQVVGGGIEECVAAWRGAFLAHGSLTEPGRSMSLEVTCPGPEAALALVGAARRLNISAKSREVRNVDRVVIRDGDAIGQLLTRLGAHESLMAWEERRMRREVRASANRLANFDDANLRRSARAAVAAGARVERALEILGDDVPDHLKAAGMLRVENKQASLEELGQLHTPPLTKDAVAGRIRRLLATADKRAAEIGIPNTEASLSPDMLDDRD; this comes from the coding sequence ATGGCTATGACGGCGCAGGTGAAGGCGGAGCTCGCGACGATCAAGGTCACCAAACCTCATGTGCGCAAGGCCGAGGTGGCCGCGACCCTGCGGTTCGCCAGTGGTCTGCACATCGTCAGCGGCCGGATCGTGATCGAGGCCGAGCTGGACACCGGTGCCGTTGCTCGGCGGCTGCGGACCGACATCGCCGACGTGTTCGGTCACTCCTCAGACCTCGTCATCGTCAACGGTTCCGGTATCCGTCGCGGCACCCGCTACATCGTCCGGGTGATCAAGGACGGCGAGGCGTTGGCCCGTCAGACCGGGCTGATCGACGGCCACGGCCGGCCGGCCCGCGGGCTGCCGCCGCAGGTCGTCGGCGGCGGTATCGAGGAGTGCGTCGCCGCCTGGCGGGGCGCCTTCCTGGCCCACGGTTCGTTGACCGAGCCGGGGCGGTCGATGTCGCTGGAGGTCACCTGCCCGGGCCCGGAGGCGGCCCTGGCGTTGGTCGGCGCGGCCCGTCGGCTGAACATCTCGGCCAAGTCCCGCGAGGTCCGCAACGTCGACCGGGTGGTGATCCGGGACGGTGACGCGATCGGTCAGCTGCTGACCCGACTCGGTGCGCACGAATCCCTGATGGCGTGGGAAGAACGACGGATGCGCCGCGAGGTGCGGGCCTCGGCCAACCGGCTGGCCAACTTCGACGACGCCAACCTGCGGCGGTCCGCGCGAGCCGCCGTCGCGGCCGGTGCTCGGGTCGAAAGGGCATTGGAAATCCTCGGCGACGACGTACCCGATCATCTGAAGGCCGCCGGCATGCTGCGGGTGGAGAACAAGCAGGCCAGCCTGGAGGAGCTCGGGCAACTGCACACCCCGCCGCTGACCAAGGATGCCGTGGCCGGCCGGATCCGCCGACTGTTGGCCACCGCCGACAAGCGCGCCGCCGAGATCGGCATCCCCAACACCGAAGCCAGCCTCAGCCCCGACATGCTCGACGACCGCGACTGA